The Synergistaceae bacterium DZ-S4 genome segment ACCGTGCAAGGGGTGAGGCCGAATGGGTCAAGGCAAACGTTAAGCCCGTCTGGCTCGAAGAAAGTGGGAACTGTATAGTTGATGAATTCATGCCCCCGCTGATACTCAGATGGTTTCTGAACCACTACACGGGTTTCCGCGAGAAGGCAGTGAAAGTTGTCAATAACGGTCCCTTTGTGCTCGGCACCCTTGCAGGGCTCAAGGCAAAGGAAGCTTTCCTTGACTGGGCCACCATGTCTGGCTGGCTGATAGGTTACGATGCGCATAACAGAAACTGGTCCCCGAAACAGATGAAGGCCCTGGGCATACCCATGGAGATACTCCCGAGGATAGTCAAACCATGGGATGTTGTCGGATACCTGTGTCCGGAAGAGGCGGAAAAGGTGGGGCTTCCTGCCGGGATCCCGATAGTTGCCGGAGCGGGAGACACGATGCAGTCCGCACTTGCGTCAGGCCTTCTTGAACCGGGACTTAGTACTGATGTGGCAGGCACGGCATCGATATTTGCGGTAGCGGTCGATGAGATGGTTGAAAAGATATCCCTTTCGCCGGGGATGATGTTTGCGACAGGGACGCTTGAGGATTCATACTTCTATTGGAGCATGATAAGGGCTGGAGGCCTCTCCCTCCGATGGTTCAGGGACAACGTTGCGGGATGCCCGGGAGACCCATCTTTCTACTCCGAAATGGATGCGCTTGCCGGGGAGGTCCCTCCGGGATCCCGCGGGATACTTTTTTACCCCTATCTCCAGGGAGCGGGACCCGATATGCCCGGTGCGTGCGGAGCTTTCATGGGGCTTTATGGATCCAGTGACAAGGCTGCCATGTGGAGATCGATACTTGAGGCCATTGCCTTTGAATATGCCCAGATGATACAGGTCTACAGGGATTGCGGCATCCCGATCAAAGAGATAATCGGCACCGAGGGCGGGAGCAAAAGCCCGCTCTGGACGCAGATCAAGGCGGACATACTTGGAGGCGCATACAACATTCCCAGCAGAAGCGAGGGCGGACTGATGGCTGACGTCGCAGTGGCGGCATACGGTGTAGGGGATATTGAAGACCTGAAAGCAACAATGAAGGAATGGATAACATTCAGAGGACGGTTTGAAACAGACCACAAAAACTACATGATATATAAGGACGTCTTTGAGATCAGGCAGTCCATGCTTGGCTCTTCGATGAAGGAAACATTCGCAGGACTGGAAAAGATAAGGAAGATCCTCGGTCAGTAGGCTAAGAAAGAAGGTCCCGGAGATACCTCCGGGGCCTTTCGAATGTCATACAGTATTTAATAAGATTTCTCAGCATGTCATGGTCTTCAGATCGTGGCTTATATCCATCCGCATTTCGGTCCTGTTTTGCAGTTCCGCGGGATCGACCCCTTCGGCGATCTCCTCAAGGATCATTCTGCCCTTTATGTTTCTTACAAGGCAGTACTCGGTCACTATGACATCCACGACTCCGTGTCCTGTCAAGGGAAGGGAACATTTCTTCATAAGTTTCGAAGTCCCGTTTTTTTCAAAATGGCGAGTCGCTACGTATACCCTCTTGGCTCCTGCGACGATGTCCATGGCGCCGCCCATTCCGGGAGTACGGACGTTGGGTATCGTCCAGTTTGCGAGGCTTCCTTCCTCATCTACCTGCAGCGCTCCGAGCACTGTTGCATCGATATGTCCCCCACGAAGGATCCCGAAGCTTGCATCAGACGATACGAACGAGCCTCCGGGCAGTACCGAGATGGGTGCCCCTCCGGCATCGATTATCCTGAGGTCGTTCGGGTCTTTGGCAGGTCCAGCGTAGATCGTCCCGTTTTCTGTCTGGAGGAATAT includes the following:
- a CDS encoding FGGY family carbohydrate kinase; this encodes MARYYIGFDCGTMGTKTALYREDSVRMAEAYRENIISYPHPGRAEMDPRGFVRNVEEGIRECLHKSGVNPNEIRGISASGIICGIVGINEKWEPVTPFVPYLDNRARGEAEWVKANVKPVWLEESGNCIVDEFMPPLILRWFLNHYTGFREKAVKVVNNGPFVLGTLAGLKAKEAFLDWATMSGWLIGYDAHNRNWSPKQMKALGIPMEILPRIVKPWDVVGYLCPEEAEKVGLPAGIPIVAGAGDTMQSALASGLLEPGLSTDVAGTASIFAVAVDEMVEKISLSPGMMFATGTLEDSYFYWSMIRAGGLSLRWFRDNVAGCPGDPSFYSEMDALAGEVPPGSRGILFYPYLQGAGPDMPGACGAFMGLYGSSDKAAMWRSILEAIAFEYAQMIQVYRDCGIPIKEIIGTEGGSKSPLWTQIKADILGGAYNIPSRSEGGLMADVAVAAYGVGDIEDLKATMKEWITFRGRFETDHKNYMIYKDVFEIRQSMLGSSMKETFAGLEKIRKILGQ
- a CDS encoding 3-oxoacid CoA-transferase subunit B → MLPELNEKEARERIAGRIAADLEDGALVNLGIGIPQLIPNFMPEGVNIFLQTENGTIYAGPAKDPNDLRIIDAGGAPISVLPGGSFVSSDASFGILRGGHIDATVLGALQVDEEGSLANWTIPNVRTPGMGGAMDIVAGAKRVYVATRHFEKNGTSKLMKKCSLPLTGHGVVDVIVTEYCLVRNIKGRMILEEIAEGVDPAELQNRTEMRMDISHDLKTMTC